One Pochonia chlamydosporia 170 chromosome 5, whole genome shotgun sequence DNA segment encodes these proteins:
- a CDS encoding protein transport protein sec22 (similar to Metarhizium acridum CQMa 102 XP_007813051.1) has translation MILSTQISRLDGLMLCASVDDSPEPPSLTSLKSQVRQILRTITRNSTPQASIESPPQTIHYLIDNDVIFLCICDASYPRKLAFTYLADLSREFLTTHPPQQVHSPSLRPYAYMDFDSFISKTKATYADARAAQNLDKVNDELRDVTKVMTKNIEDLLYRGDSLDKMGEISTRLKDDSMKYRRAAVRINWDLLLKQYGPFAGLGFFVLLFVYMRFF, from the exons atgATTCTCTCAACCCAAATATCACGGCTAGACG GCCTCATGCTCTGCGCCTCCGTCGACGACTCCCCCGAACCCCCCTCCCTCACCTCCCTCAAATCCCAAGTCCGCCAGATCCTCCGCACCATAACCCGCAACTCCACGCCCCAAGCGTCCATCGAGTCGCCCCCCCAAACGATCCACTACCTCATCGACAACGACGTCATCTTCCTGTGCATCTGCGACGCCAGCTACCCCCGCAAACTGGCCTTCACATACCTCGCCGACCTGTCGCGCGAGTTCCTGACCACCCACCCCCCGCAGCAGGTGCACTCGCCGTCCCTCCGGCCCTATGCGTACATGGACTTTGACAGCTTCATAAGTAAGACGAAGGCGACGTATGCGGATGCCCGGGCCGCGCAGAATCTGGACAAGGTGAACGACGAGCTGAGGGATGTGACGAAGGTGATGACGAAGAATATTGAGGATTTGCTGTACAGGGGGGATAGCTTGGATAAGATGGGCGAGATTAGTACGCGGTTGAAGGATGACAGTATGAAGTATAGGAGGGCGGCGGTGAGGATTAATTGGGATTTGTTGCTGAAGCAGTATGGCCCGTTTGCGGGGCTGGGgttctttgttttgttgtttgtgTATATGCGCTTCTTTTGA
- a CDS encoding 3-hydroxyisobutyrate dehydrogenase protein (similar to Eutypa lata UCREL1 XP_007797196.1): protein MSSPQNETRDCEAQAHGDNPGNQVSSRLMYLSSDGKLVPLVLQTFEDSRNLPQTSKWLRLDKPRSTATPLANVSYWIWAPILDATRQERKWSAAMMITALLKYVVSLPYSCTLVHSRDLYHLHNQYATRTMGFGRMEIDDRYDAVRSHKHDAANETSQSLNHLGNPSDQLQVEYPVPERQGYSDDIRLSSDLESAPAGNNSEQAIWIEPGDQGTASRPRYLCFIKDYDQALYETIRVSQYIFENGDNIDMEFVFVSYTREQFRVATDDEIDKYKYPNEETREANRQLAKRDRKTLIRWGIDAAKRAGKKAFWIDFECVRDKDGVARSTSKSDDVYRICDVVRAAHSMIIAIGPPASDKVNVILAGQRTSVSSGAQQTTKWLRHWGSRLWTLPELLLCPGEHRIRLYVGDDDSDPVSLAKRNFAERAWEDAELVKELVNHYEGSAILTQLRLLETALACFARRGTDQFSPGDIAYAIMGLLPHSQRPTIRQEDSGFQAFARLSLANDGGDFLGRLICLLSTEGEASWHQSTDVWGAKVSDVRPTCHITKVLDSDTLLVDSLYGAAIQWDGFGTAAKTGELSNGVAWKTLAVFMMFSGLMSIAFMSQLHILGAFSRVDLSHFGSFSIILLGFVSVPPMISALILPILYILSRRRTLNPFKAHLVGIEGHVDAGAIERHLWGHNYGRFTTIASGTAFLDNPGEENHLPPKGDDLRAFTLVDTHMMTVLHFYARSPPVAMLIAGQEGGMQRALLCSYHWQSGVFLKETVARVGTQMLDKMRRVDRFRLGLSARKEHASQTVSGVGQPKPGIIPVDDSVIPWKAEWMYLMILLLSVGVYGPNAKLRDVNTSYDLSFLAALPFAYLTLRHFPIARILPPVLVVKGFIPFFYFATRFSLNVRFLTPILSGATDAILMLNFVVVVCSWYPFRSLALRIILLGVSGRFFTMLLVMVPVAGRVSFVFNEAIYFALCLLLSTGVLCEMGPPLEVSWLPAHKKITISAKAAMTGLAPSGSASSLQDSVSWITDWKSALFGLLSTSIYLAADAPRTLPFHGTLRLAVVAGSVLLLLPISLATSRSQRLGIPLLMAVTTLSGIGSLLQRSKLSAVSYIVMYFLLEVQNMAMPMLLFAGVSSAQSWIRQLRSLAMSLAGMTVGIILKLPWGFWDSFGSWKREGEGDAKREMT from the exons ATGTCATCACCACAGAATGAAACCCGCGACTGTGAGGCCCAAGCCCATGGCGACAACCCCGGCAATCAAGTCAGCTCAAGACTCATGTACCTATCGTCAGATGGCAAACTGGTCCCGTTGGTGCTGCAAACATTCGAAGATTCGCGCAATTTACCACAGACGTCCAAATGGCTACGCTTGGATAAACCGCGATCAACAGCGACGCCTTTGGCCAATGTCAGCTACTGGATTTGGGCGCCGATCTTGGATGCTACCAGGCAAGAACGAAAATGGTCAGCAGCAATGATGATCACAGCGTTGCTGAAATATGTTGTATCTTTACCATATTCGTGCACTTTG GTACATAGCCGTGATTTGTATCATCTGCATAATCAATATGCCACCCGTACAATGGGCTTCGGCAGGATGGAGATAGACGACCGCTATGACGCTGTTCGCAGTCACAAgcatgatgcagcaaacGAGACCTCTCAAAGTCTAAACCACTTAGGAAACCCATCTGATCAGCTCCAGGTAGAATATCCAGTTCCAGAACGCCAAGGATATTCCGACGACATTCGACTCAGCTCAGATCTGGAAAGCGCGCCTGCTGGGAATAACAGCGAACAAGCAATATGGATTGAGCCCGGTGATCAAGGAACTGCATCGCGACCACGATACCTCTGTTTTATCAAAGACTACGACCAGGCGCTCTATGAAACAATTCGCGTATCACAATACATCTTTGAAAATGGGGACAATATAGACATGGAATTTGTATTCGTCTCCTACACCCGCGAGCAATTCAGGGTGGCAACAGACGACGAGATTGACAAGTACAAGTACCCCAACGAAGAGACCCGCGAAGCCAACAGACAGCTTGCGAAGAGGGACCGAAAGACCTTGATAAGATGGGGTATCGACGCCGCCAAGAGGGCCGGCAAGAAGGCCTTCTGGATCGACTTCGAATGCGTCCGCGACAAAGACGGAGTAGCCAGATCTACCAGCAAAAGCGACGACGTCTACCGCATCTGCGACGTTGTCCGCGCCGCACACTCCATGATCATTGCCATCGGGCCACCTGCATCagacaaagtcaatgtcATCTTGGCCGGTCAAAGAACAAGTGTTAGCAGCGGAGCGCAGCAAACGACAAAGTGGCTCCGGCATTGGGGATCTCGATTGTGGACATTGCCAGAGTTACTGCTCTGCCCAGGGGAACATAGAATAAGGCTCTACGTTGGAGACGACGATTCAGACCCAGTGTCCCTTGCGAAGCGCAACTTTGCAGAGCGGGCATGGGAAGACGCTGAGCTGGTCAAGGAGTTGGTAAATCACTACGAGGGGTCTGCCATTCTCACACAACTTCGACTTTTAGAAACAGCTCTCGCATGCTTTGCACGCCGTGGAACCGATCAGTTTAGCCCGGGAGATATTGCGTATGCCATCATGGGCCTCCTCCCACATAGCCAGCGTCCCACGATTCGGCAGGAAGACTCTGGATTCCAAGCCTTTGCGCGGCTGTCGCTGGCGAATGATGGGGGTGACTTTCTCGGACGACTCATATGTCTGCTGTCAACGGAGGGAGAGGCGTCGTGGCATCAAAGCACTGATGTTTGGGGCGCCAAAGTTAGTGATGTACGTCCAACTTGTCACATCACCAAGGTCTTGGACTCGGACACCTTGCTAGTCGACAGTTTGTATGGCGCTGCAATCCAATGGGATGGCTTCGGCACCGCGGCAAAAACGGGGGAGCTGTCAAACGGGGTGGCCTGGAAAACTCTCGCCGTTTTCATGATGTTCTCTGGACTGATGTCGATTGCCTTCATGAGCCAACTACATATTCTTGGTGCGTTCTCCAGAGTAGATCTTTCGCACTTCGGGTCATTTAGCATAATATTGCTGGGTTTTGTGTCCGTGCCGCCAATGATTTCAGCGCTGATCCTGCCCATACTATATATTCTGTCTCGTCGACGTACTTTGAATCCCTTCAAAGCCCATCTCGTCGGTATTGAGGGTCACGTTGACGCCGGAGCTATCGAGCGGCATCTTTGGGGTCATAATTACGGAAGATTCACAACCATCGCTAGTGGAACGGCGTTTCTGGATAACCCAGGGGAGGAGAATCACCTGCCACCTAAAGGGGATGACTTACGAGCATTCACGCTCGTAGATACGCATATGATGACCGTGTTGCACTTCTATGCTCGTAGCCCACCCGTGGCCATGCTAATCGCTGGACAAGAAGGCGGAATGCAGCGTGCGTTGTTGTGCTCGTACCATTGGCAGTCGGGTGTTTTCTTGAAGGAGACAGTCGCGCGCGTCGGAACACAAATGCTGGACAAGATGAGGCGAGTTGATCGATTCCGACTAGGCTTGAGTGCACGAAAAGAGCATGCATCACAGACCGTGTCGGGAGTGGGACAACCAAAGCCTGGCATAATACCAGTGGACGATTCGGTGATTCCCTGGAAAGCAGAGTGGATGTACTTGATGATTCTTCTC TTAAGTGTTGGCGTTTATGGTCCTAATGCCAAGCTACGTGATGTCAATACCTCATACGACTTGTCGTTCTTGGCTGCTCTGCCTTTCGCCTACCTTACACTTAGACACTTCCCTATCGCTCGTATCTTGCCGCCTGTTCTCGTTGTAAAGG GGTTCATACCGTTCTTCTACTTCGCCACTCGATTCAGTCTCAATGTCCGTTTCCTGACACCAATCCTGTCAGGGGCTACGGATGCCATTCTAATGCTCAATTTTGTCGTCGTTGTTTGTTCGTGGTATCCATTTCGCAGCTTGGCACTTCGAATTATATTACTAGGCGTTTCCGGGCGATTCTTCACAATGCTATTGGTGATGGTTCCCGTTGCTGGCCGTGTATCGTTCGTTTTCAACGAAGCAATATATTTCGCGCTGTGTTTACTTCTATCGACTGGTGTGCTCTGTGAGATGGGACCGCCATTGGAAGTatcatggctgccagcccACAAGAAGATCACAATATCAGCAAAGGCAGCCATGACGGGTTTAGCACCAAGCGGTAGTGCATCCTCGCTGCAAGATAGT GTGTCTTGGATCACAGACTGGAAGTCAGCGTTGTTTGGCCTTCTTTCAACATCAATATATTTGGCGGCCGATGCTCCACGCACACTTCCATTTCACGGGACATTACGTCTCGCTGTTGTTGCGGGCTCTGTGCTCCTTTTGCTACCAATTTCTCTGGCAACGTCGAGATCACAGAGGCTTGGGA TTCCCCTCCTCATGGCAGTCACTACGTTGTCGGGAATAGGATCGTTGTTGCAACGCTCGAAGTTGTCCGCAGTATCTTATATAGTCATGTACTTTCTATTGGAAGTACAGaacatggcgatgccaa TGTTGTTGTTCGCTGGCGTGTCAAGCGCACAGTCATGGATCCGTCAACTTCggtccttggccatgtccCTAGCTGGCATGACAGTGGGCATCATATTGAAG TTGCCATGGGGCTTCTGGGATTCCTTTGGCTcttggaagagagaggggGAAGGAGATGCAAAACGAGAGATGACGTGA